In a genomic window of Propionispora hippei DSM 15287:
- a CDS encoding TetR/AcrR family transcriptional regulator, translated as MPKDTFYNLSDEKQRKIFDAAVREFSSRRFSEASINQIVKTAGIPRGSFYQYFSGKEDIFGYVFEKIVEEKREITYQAEDLNLDADVFEICLQATKASYAWGRIKQEYSHIAMLMEIDTSEFITRLRAASFESLIKIIERDKKRGLIKPEIDSELVADMIYALIWKQFSLVGFDEKLYLKKLKDGLSIIKTGITAG; from the coding sequence GTGCCCAAAGATACTTTCTATAACCTGAGTGATGAGAAGCAACGGAAAATTTTTGACGCTGCTGTCCGGGAATTTTCCAGTCGCCGCTTCAGCGAGGCATCTATCAACCAGATTGTGAAAACTGCCGGAATACCCAGGGGCAGCTTTTATCAGTATTTCAGCGGTAAAGAGGACATTTTTGGCTATGTGTTTGAAAAAATCGTAGAGGAAAAACGAGAAATCACCTATCAAGCAGAAGATTTGAATCTGGATGCCGACGTGTTTGAAATCTGCCTGCAAGCAACCAAAGCCTCCTATGCGTGGGGCAGGATAAAACAGGAATATAGCCATATCGCTATGCTGATGGAGATTGATACAAGTGAATTCATTACCAGACTCCGGGCTGCCTCATTTGAAAGCTTGATAAAAATAATCGAACGGGATAAAAAACGTGGTCTTATAAAACCGGAAATTGATTCCGAATTGGTTGCCGACATGATCTATGCTCTGATTTGGAAACAATTTTCCTTAGTTGGGTTTGATGAGAAACTGTATTTAAAGAAACTTAAGGATGGCCTTAGCATTATCAAGACAGGAATTACAGCCGGCTAG
- a CDS encoding iron-containing alcohol dehydrogenase, whose protein sequence is MQSFSFYSPTKVIFGKGTELGTADEIKKFGGSRVLIVYGGGSVVKSGLLARIEQSLTGAGLAFTSLGGVKPNPRLFLAREGVQKGIEFGVNFVLAVGGGSVIDTAKGIAHGIANPGTDIWKFWLKEVEVTKSLPVGVVLTISAAGSETSDSAVLTDDETWTKRGLSTEFNRPKFVVMNPELTYTLPKYQIACGVVDIMMHTLDRYFTPDEGNAITDEIAEALLRVVIKNGRVAVENPTDYDAASELMWCGSLSHNGLTGLGAKKDFATHQLSHELSGRFDAAHGASLAALWGSWARYTYQEKPERFARFAKSVWGIATNDCKLAAQEAIDKTVAYFSSLGMPTSFSELGIGVQSEEVLQDLTDRCVFHGARTIGQFKVLNRSDVYEIYKLANH, encoded by the coding sequence ATGCAAAGTTTCAGTTTTTATTCACCGACTAAAGTGATTTTTGGCAAAGGAACAGAACTGGGAACGGCCGATGAGATCAAAAAGTTCGGCGGCTCCCGGGTTCTGATTGTTTATGGCGGCGGCAGCGTTGTTAAAAGCGGGCTGCTGGCCAGAATAGAGCAGTCACTCACCGGTGCAGGTCTTGCTTTTACTTCGCTGGGGGGAGTGAAGCCGAATCCCCGCCTGTTTTTGGCACGAGAAGGTGTGCAGAAAGGAATTGAATTTGGGGTCAATTTTGTCCTTGCCGTAGGTGGTGGCAGCGTGATCGACACTGCTAAAGGTATTGCACACGGCATTGCCAACCCGGGTACCGACATTTGGAAATTTTGGCTCAAAGAAGTGGAAGTTACGAAAAGTCTGCCTGTCGGTGTAGTGCTCACTATTTCGGCTGCGGGGAGTGAAACCAGCGACTCTGCAGTACTCACTGACGATGAAACTTGGACAAAACGCGGGCTGAGCACTGAATTTAACCGTCCTAAATTTGTGGTGATGAATCCGGAGCTTACCTACACGTTGCCGAAATATCAGATTGCCTGCGGTGTAGTAGATATCATGATGCATACTCTTGACCGCTATTTTACGCCCGATGAGGGAAATGCCATTACCGATGAAATTGCTGAAGCGCTGCTGCGCGTGGTGATAAAAAACGGACGGGTTGCGGTGGAAAACCCAACAGATTACGATGCAGCGAGCGAATTGATGTGGTGTGGCAGCCTTTCGCACAATGGGCTTACCGGCCTCGGCGCAAAAAAAGATTTTGCCACTCATCAGCTCAGTCATGAACTAAGCGGCCGGTTTGACGCCGCCCATGGAGCAAGCCTTGCGGCTCTGTGGGGTTCTTGGGCACGATACACTTATCAGGAAAAGCCAGAGCGTTTTGCCCGTTTTGCTAAAAGCGTATGGGGCATCGCAACAAACGATTGCAAATTGGCAGCACAGGAGGCTATTGATAAAACCGTTGCTTATTTTTCTTCTCTTGGTATGCCTACAAGCTTTAGTGAACTTGGTATTGGTGTTCAGAGCGAAGAAGTGCTGCAGGATCTTACAGACCGTTGCGTGTTTCATGGTGCGCGTACCATCGGACAGTTTAAAGTGCTCAACCGGTCGGATGTTTATGAAATCTACAAACTAGCCAACCATTAA
- a CDS encoding aldo/keto reductase, protein MRKIDIGKGEILASAVSLGCMRMAKLTEKEANIMINTALEEGIDFFDHADIYGAGKSEEIFANAIGMTPGIREKMLLQSKCGIRSASFDFSKEHILEAVDGSLKRLKTDYLDVLLLHRPDALVEPEEVAEAFTILHSSGKVRYFGVSNETPLQIELLTKYLNQKLLINQLQFSVMHTSMIDSGITMNMKWPSTVDRDGGILDYCRLKDITIQAWSPFQYGMFEGVFLDNDKFPELNKTINEIAVKYGVKNTAVAVAWILRHPAKMQVVVGTMNPQRLRDTCKATNFELTRQEWYDIYLAAGNKLP, encoded by the coding sequence ATGAGAAAAATCGACATTGGTAAAGGGGAAATACTTGCTTCTGCAGTTTCGCTCGGCTGCATGCGGATGGCCAAGCTTACGGAAAAGGAAGCAAACATCATGATTAACACAGCTTTGGAAGAGGGGATCGATTTCTTCGATCACGCCGACATATATGGCGCCGGCAAATCGGAGGAGATTTTCGCAAATGCAATCGGCATGACACCTGGTATCCGTGAAAAGATGCTTCTCCAGTCGAAGTGCGGCATCAGGTCTGCCAGCTTTGACTTCTCGAAAGAACACATTCTGGAGGCAGTGGACGGTAGCTTGAAGCGTTTGAAAACCGATTACCTTGATGTATTGTTGCTTCACCGGCCGGATGCGTTGGTAGAGCCGGAAGAGGTAGCTGAGGCGTTTACCATTTTGCACAGCAGTGGAAAGGTGCGTTATTTCGGTGTGAGCAACGAGACTCCGCTGCAGATCGAGCTTCTCACTAAATACCTGAATCAGAAGCTGCTGATTAATCAGCTTCAGTTCAGTGTCATGCATACCAGTATGATCGATTCCGGTATTACGATGAATATGAAATGGCCTTCCACTGTCGATCGTGATGGCGGCATTCTCGACTATTGCCGTCTAAAGGACATTACAATCCAGGCATGGTCCCCATTCCAATATGGCATGTTTGAGGGTGTATTCCTTGACAACGACAAATTTCCGGAGTTAAACAAAACTATCAACGAAATCGCTGTCAAATATGGTGTGAAAAATACTGCCGTAGCGGTTGCATGGATTCTCCGCCACCCAGCCAAAATGCAGGTTGTTGTGGGCACCATGAATCCACAGCGCCTGCGTGACACTTGCAAGGCGACCAATTTTGAATTGACCAGGCAGGAGTGGTATGATATTTACCTTGCCGCAGGAAACAAACTACCATAA
- a CDS encoding winged helix-turn-helix transcriptional regulator, translated as MEVEEALEQNLCDCPPELECSIEKALEVLGGKWTFLIIRDLFDGVKRFGELRKSLAGVSPKTLSVRLKDLEDRGIIKRTAYPTIPPTVEYSLTEKGNSLRPIIKAMKLWGAKWG; from the coding sequence ATGGAAGTAGAAGAAGCTCTTGAACAAAACCTCTGTGATTGTCCGCCCGAATTAGAATGTTCCATTGAAAAGGCGTTGGAGGTTTTAGGAGGAAAATGGACGTTTTTAATCATCCGGGATCTGTTCGATGGGGTCAAACGCTTTGGCGAACTGCGTAAGTCCCTCGCCGGCGTAAGTCCTAAAACGCTTTCCGTCCGTCTAAAAGATTTGGAAGATCGGGGTATTATCAAAAGGACCGCCTACCCTACAATACCGCCCACGGTGGAATATTCTTTGACGGAAAAAGGAAATAGCCTGCGACCTATCATTAAGGCAATGAAGCTTTGGGGGGCCAAGTGGGGATAG